In a single window of the Coffea eugenioides isolate CCC68of chromosome 3, Ceug_1.0, whole genome shotgun sequence genome:
- the LOC113764517 gene encoding GTP-binding protein OBGC, chloroplastic, producing MVSPTISSSSAFCFCPQSLARNRPAPKQNISINPKEKTNQNRKLNIKDAPAPSSAVQGGGEATTYTSLPPKDDFSVPLHNNPIREVKLSDLKPPKKQKGFGERLDFDDKSEDENGKFGFDYEKFELYEGGSDSDYESGDDFDDEDDEILVFGDGGDENVFEGMTEKEKGVPAVMRCFDRAKIYVKAGDGGNGVVAFRREKFVPLGGPSGGDGGRGGNVYVEVDGSMNSLLPFRQSVHFRAGRGGHGHGRKQNGAKGEAVVVKVPPGTVVKEAAGKGGVQGDVLLELLQPGQRALLLPGGRGGRGNASFKTGMNKVPKIAENGEKGPEMWLELELKLVADVGIVGAPNAGKSTFLSVISAAQPAVANYPFTTLLPNLGVVSFDYDATMVVADLPGLLEGAHRGFGLGHEFLRHTERCSVLVHMVDGSSEQPEYEFDAVRLELEMFSPELAEKPYVVAFNKMDLPEACENWISFREKLRSCEIEPFCMSAVKSEGTQEVICAAHRLAKEVREVSKEGATGSVNLNHVADMVQKQQTAPINEFEISHDSDSNTWHVTGSGLQRFVQMTNWRYIDSAKRFQHVLEACGVNKSLIRLGVKEGDTVFVGDMELVWHDAPDNAGPSSVRKWAEDSVK from the exons atggTTTCTCCCACCATATCTTCTAGCAGTGCTTTTTGCTTCTGCCCGCAATCACTAGCAAGAAACAGACCTGCCCCCAAGCAAAATATTTCCATAAACCCCAAGGAAAAAACTAATCAAAACAGAAAACTGAACATAAAAGATGCTCCAGCCCCGTCTTCAGCAGTCCAAGGTGGCGGTGAAGCCACCACCTACACTTCCCTTCCTCCTAAAGATGACTTTTCTGTTCCCCTTCATAACAATCCCATTAGAGAAGTGAAGTTATCTGACTTAAAGCCCCCTAAAAAACAGAAGGGTTTTGGAGAAAGATTGGATTTTGATGATAAAAGTGAGGATGAAAATGGGAAATTTGGGTTTGATTACGAAAAGTTTGAGCTTTATGAGGGGGGTTCTGATTCAGATTACGAAAGTGGTGATGATtttgatgatgaggatgatgaAATATTGGTTTTTGGAGATGGTGGGGATGAAAATGTGTTTGAAGGAATGacagagaaagaaaaaggggtGCCAGCAGTAATGAGGTGTTTTGATAGGGCGAAAATATATGTAAAAGCAGGGGATGGAGGGAATGGAGTTGTGGCTTTTAGGAGGGAGAAGTTTGTGCCACTTGGGGGTCCTTCTGGCGGGGATGGTGGGAGGGGAGGGAACGTGTATGTAGAAGTGGATGGTTCGATGAATTCTTTATTGCCATTTAGGCAGAGTGTGCATTTTAGGGCAGGAAGGGGAGGGCATGGGCATGGGAGGAAGCAGAATGGAGCAAAGGGTGAGGCTGTGGTGGTGAAGGTCCCACCTGGGACAGTTGTTAAGGAGGCTGCTGGGAAAGGTGGAGTCCAAGGGGATGTGCTATTGGAGCTATTGCAGCCAGGGCAGAGGGCATTGTTGTTACCTGGAGGGAGAGGTGGGAGAGGGAATGCATCATTTAAAACTGGGATGAATAAGGTGCCTAAGATTGCAGAGAACGGAGAAAAAGGTCCTGAAAT GTGGTTGGAATTAGAGCTAAAGTTGGTTGCAGATGTTGGAATTGTAGGAGCTCCAAATGCGGGGAAAAGTACATTTCTCAGTGTTATTAGTGCTGCTCAGCCAGCTGTTGCAAACTACCCCTTTACCACTTTGCTTCCAAATCTGGGTGTGGTTTCATTTGATTATGATGCAACAATGGTAGTGGCTGATTTGCCAGGGCTGCTTGAGGGTGCACATCGAGGTTTTGGATTAGGCCATGAATTTCTTCGGCACACTGAAAGATGTTCCGTTCTG GTGCACATGGTTGATGGCTCATCGGAGCAACCAGAGTATGAGTTTGATGCAGTTCGTCTAGAGTTGGAAATGTTCAGTCCTGAACTTGCTGAAAAGCCTTATGTAGTTGCATTTAATAAGATGGATCTTCCAGAAGCATGTGAAAATTGGATATCATTCAGAGAAAAATTACGTTCTTGTGAGATTGAACCTTTTTGTATGAGTGCAGTGAAGAGTGAAGGAACGCAAGAAGTGATATGTGCTGCTCATAGACTTGCTAAGGAAGTAAGAGAAGTCAGTAAAGAAG GTGCAACTGGTTCGGTAAATTTAAACCATGTGGCTGATATGGTGCAAAAGCAGCAAACTGCTCCAATAAATGAATTTGAGATCTCCCATGATAGTGATAGCAATACATGGCATGTTACAGGATCAGGTTTACAACGCTTTGTCCAAATGACAAACTGGAG ATACATAGATTCTGCGAAAAGGTTTCAACATGTTCTGGAGGCATGCGGTGTGAATAAGTCTCTCATCAGACTTGGTGTGAAGGAAGGTGACACTGTTTTTGTTGGGGAT ATGGAGTTGGTATGGCACGATGCTCCTGACAATGCTGGTCCCTCAAGTGTGAGGAAGTGGGCGGAAGATTCAGTTAAATGA
- the LOC113765652 gene encoding probable serine/threonine-protein kinase PBL21, with translation MATSIAAIVGGVGGILAFLVVISLIFWFCISHCQKPSNKNSETGSSDPSAVVELKRGGASSSTSPPLAGPQEARQFRLEELEQATRNFDEGNLIGCGSLGLVYKGLLCDGTVVAVKRLTGAPRREFVEEVIGLSRIHHRNLVTLLGYFQDGSYQMLIFEYLPNGSICNHLYDTGKEGMPKLEFRQRLSIALGAAKGLCYLHGQIPPLVHGNFKTANVLVDENFTAKVADAGLSILLGKFEFAGPSSTSANAFRDPEMVKMGRFFETSDVYSFGVFLLELITGMDASHMGAFGSSESVVTWVERHLDSNNMVDHRLVGSFTEEGMRDLIRLMLRCMSFPGRLRPTMEMVAIELDQILEKEIMLTTVVGEGTIVTLGSQLFTN, from the exons ATGGCAACTTCAATTGCAGCCATAGTTGGAGGTGTTGGAGGAATTCTAGCATTCTTGGTGGTAATCAGCTTGATTTTTTGGTTCTGCATTTCACATTGTCAAAAGCCGTCAAATAAGAACTCAGAGACGGGTTCTTCAGATCCATCTGCAGTAG TGGAGTTGAAAAGAGGTGGAGCCAGTTCGTCCACATCGCCACCTCTAGCGGGACCACAGGAAGCAAGGCAATTCAGATTGGAAGAATTGGAACAAGCTACCAGAAATTTTGATGAGGGCAATCTCATTGGATGTGGAAGCCTTGGTCTGGTCTATAAAGGATTGCTTTGTGATGGTACTGTTGTGGCTGTCAAGAGGCTGACTGGTGCTCCTAGACGAGAATTTGTTGAAGAG GTGATTGGCTTATCAAGAATTCATCACAGGAACCTTGTTACACTTCTTGGCTACTTCCAGGATGGTAGCTACCAAATgctaatttttgaatatttacCAAATGGCAGCATCTGTAACCATTTATATG ACACTGGAAAAGAAGGAATGCCAAAACTGGAATTTAGGCAAAGGCTGTCTATAGCTCTTGGGGCAGCAAAAG GTTTATGCTATTTGCATGGCCAAATCCCTCCCTTAGTGCATGGAAACTTCAAGACAGCCAATGTCTTGGTTGATGAGAACTTCACTGCTAAAGTTGCAGATGCAGGGCTCTCAATATTACTGGGGAAATTTGAATTTGCAGGTCCATCTTCCACAAGTGCCAATGCTTTCAGAGATCCAGA GATGGTCAAAATGGGTAGATTTTTTGAAACAAGTGATGTGTACAGCTTTGGCGTATTTCTATTGGAGCTCATAACTGGAATGGATGCTTCTCATATGGGCGCCTTCGGATCCAGTGAAAGCGTAGTGACATGG GTTGAAAGGCATCTGGATTCAAACAACATGGTTGATCATCGGCTAGTTGGGAGCTTTACAGAGGAGGGCATGAGGGATTTGATCAGACTGATGTTGCGATGCATGAGCTTTCCGGGAAGATTGAGGCCAACTATGGAGATGGTAGCCATAGAGCTTGATCAGATACTGGAGAAAGAGATCATGCTTACAACAGTAGTAGGTGAAGGTACAATAGTCACTCTGGGAAGCCAACTATTCACAAATTAA
- the LOC113765291 gene encoding probable serine/threonine-protein phosphatase 2A regulatory subunit B'' subunit TON2 encodes MYGGSIDGEGHDAASGGPARKIPPASSMLWVRNLRRYVGSDSGLGSEAVMELETKRILLDIFKEKQQKSAEAGTIPSFYKKKPEEGSVSHRVERLAKYRFLKKQSDNLLNADDLDAMWVCLRENCVIDDATGAEKMNYEDFCHIASVCTEQIGSKCRRFFSPSNFMKFEKDESGRIAILPFYLYVMRTVSLTQARIDMSELDEDSDGFLQPHEMEAYIRGLIPNLAQLRDMPAAFVQMYCRIAAHKFFFFCDPNRRGKACIKKVLLSNCLQELMELHQESEEEVTDTEQAENWFSLTSAQRICDMFLALDKDMNGTLSKQELREYADGTLTDIFIERVFDEHVRRGKTGGGNSREMDFESFLDFVLALENKDTPEGLTYLFRCLDLHGKGCLTTADIHTLFRDVHQKWIEGGNYELCIEDVRDEIWDMVKPADPLRITLADLLACKQGGTVASMLIDVRGFWAHDNRENLLQEEEEPEEEG; translated from the exons ATGTACGGCGGGTCAATCGACGGAGAAGGCCACGACGCCGCCTCCGGTGGGCCTGCTAGGAAGATCCCACCAGCCTCGTCCATGCTATGGGTCCGTAACCTCCGCCGCTACGTCGGATCCGACTCTGGGCTAGGCTCCGAAGCCGTCATGG AGCTTGAAACAAAGAGAATTTTGCTGGATATTTTTAAGGAGAAGCAACAAAAGAGTGCTGAAGCTGGGACAATTCCAAGCTTCTATAAGAAG AAACCTGAAGAAGGATCTGTCAGTCATAGGGTGGAGCGCCTAGCAAAATATCGATTTCTGAAg AAACAATCTGATAATTTGCTAAATGCTGATGATCTGGATGCAATGTGGGTTTGTCTACGTGAGAATTGTGTGATCGATGATGCAACTGGAGCTGAAAAG ATGAATTATGAAGACTTTTGCCACATTGCTTCTGTATGTACAGAACAAATAGGCTCCAAGTGTCGGCGATTTTTCAGTCCTTCAAATTTCATGAAGTTTGAGAAGGATGAATCTGGGAGAATTGCTATTCTGCCTTTTTACCTTTATGTGATGCGCACA GTATCACTTACTCAGGCCAGGATTGATATGAGTGAGCTTGATGAGGATTCTGATGGCTTCCTTCAACCTCAT GAAATGGAAGCCTATATACGAGGTCTTATTCCAAATTTGGCACAGCTCCGGGACATGCCTGCTGCTTTTGTTCAAATGTACTGCCGTATAGCTGCACAcaagtttttcttcttctgtgACCCCAATAGACGAG GAAAGGCATGCATAAAGAAGGTGCTTCTTAGTAACTGTCTCCAGGAGCTAATGGAACTACACCAG GAAAGCGAGGAAGAAGTTACTGATACTGAACAAGCCGAAAATTGGTTCTCATTGACTTCTGCTCAGCGCATTTGTG ATATGTTCCTTGCGCTTGACAAGGACATGAATGGAACCTTAAGCAAACAAGAGCTTCGAGAATATGCGGATGGTACATTAACAGATATTTTCATCGAGAGAG TTTTTGATGAGCATGTCCGACGAGGGAAGACTGGAGGTGGTAATTCCCGGGAGAtggattttgagagttttcttgattttgttcTGGCACTAGAGAACAAAGACACTCCAGAAGGACTAACGTATTTGTTTCGGTGTCTTGACCTTCATGGGAAGGGGTGTCTCACAACAGCTGATATTCACACATTATTCAG GGATGTACATCAGAAATGGATTGAGGGAGGGAATTATGAATTGTGCATTGAGGATGTGAGGGATGAAATTTGGGATATGGTGAAGCCAGCGGACCCCTTGAGGATAACATTGGCTGATCTACTAGCTTGCAAACAGGGTGGGACTGTTGCGAGCATGCTTATAGATGTGCGTGGTTTCTGGGCTCATGACAACAGAGAGAATCTTCTTCAGGAAGAGGAAGAACCAGAAGAAGAAGGGTAA
- the LOC113765532 gene encoding E3 ubiquitin-protein ligase Topors, with product MDSPSPSRIGKSYKHQPRTLTARSLEKSIAGKSCSICLSAMEHRRAAVVIPCTHSYCVGCIRKWSNFKRKCPLCNADFDSWYCNFSPSSQAFQKEKLSAPTDEKGFILQEIYARRRRRLLERQRLIRRSRGEFNALSLRTRPLPRLRSFGQRRDEHPDVISERVLRWRASIYRQQLQAVPFSSKNCLTAQLMGSYDVKRVLLQRIEPWIRRELHAILEDPDPSVIVHVVTSLFISTYQQEQHCPLGQLGVHNDFLAPLRPFLHERTEMFWHELRCFAESSFCMDAYDCIVKYKRLVE from the exons ATGGATTCACCGTCCCCTTCACGCATAGGCAAATCCTATAAGCATCAGCCCAGAACTTTGACCGCAAGATCATTAGAGAAATCGATCGCCGGAAAATCTTGCTCCATATGCCTCTCCGCCATGGAGCACCGCCGAGCAGCGGTGGTGATACCCTGCACGCACTCCTACTGCGTCGGCTGCATCCGCaaatggagtaatttcaagcgCAAGTGCCCTCTTTGCAACGCCGACTTCGATTCCTGGTACTGTAACTTCAGTCCCTCTTCTCAAGCATTCCAGAAAGAAAAATTGTCAGCTCCAACGGACGAAAAAGGCTTCATTCTGCAGGAAATTTACGCCAGACGACGACGTCGTTTACTTGAACGCCAAAG ATTAATCAGAAGATCCAGAGGAGAGTTTAATGCTTTAAGCTTGAGAACAAGGCCATTGCCAAGGCTGCGATCATTTGGGCAACGACGTGATGAGCATCCTGATGTCATTTCTGAAAGAGTTCTCCGGTGGCGTGCCAG CATATACAGACAGCAGTTGCAAGCtgttccattttcttccaaGAATTGTCTCACGGCG CAATTAATGGGAAGCTATGATGTGAAAAGAGTATTACTACAGAGAATAGAACCCTGGATAAGGAGGGAGCTGCATGCTATTCTTGAAGATCCGGATCCTTCTGTGATTGTCCATGTTGTAACCTCACTTTTTATTTCCACATATCAACAAGAGCAACATTGTCCTTTGGGACAACTTGGAGTTCATAATGATTTTCTTGCACCTCTGCGACCTTTCCTGCATGAAAGAACAGAGATGTTTTGGCATGAACTCAG ATGCTTTGCAGAAAGCTCATTCTGTATGGATGCTTATGATTGTATAGTGAAGTACAAAAGGTTGGTTGAATAA